The sequence below is a genomic window from Acidimicrobiales bacterium.
GGCCTCGTCGAAGAACCGCTCGAACACGATGTGGTGGCAGGTGGGGAGCACGCCCAGCTCCCCGTGGCCGGCGGCGAGGTACTGCGCCAGCTGCTCGGCGGTGTCGGCCTCGAGGCCGCAGGTCTCTTCGAGGTGGCGCCGTACGGCATCGAGCCCCGGGGGAGCTCCGTCGGTGCCGCCGGCGCCGGTGAGGAGCTCGCCCACGGTGCGCCGGAGCTCGGACACCTCCTCGGAGAGCTCCTCGGTCCGGCTCGGCGCCTCGCCGACCCAGAACGGGATGGTGGGGTGCGCGCCCTCGGCGTCGGTGACCCGCACCTCGCCCTGGGTGACGCGCCGCACCCGCCACGAGTGCGTCCCCAGGAGGAACACGTCGCCCACCATCGACTCGATGGCGAAGTCCTCGTTGACGGTGCCGACCGGCGTGTCGTCGGGCTCGGCCACCACGCGGTAGTCGCCCACCTCGGCGATGGCGCCCCCGCTCGTGAGCGCGGCGAGGCGCGCCCCGCGCCGCGGGCGGAGCACGCCGTTCACGCCGTCGCGGTGCACGTAGGCCATGCGCTTGCCGCGGCCTGTCGTGATCCCCTCGCTGACCAGCTCCACCACGGCGTCGTAGTCGGCCCGGTCGAGCTGTGCGTAGGGGGCGGCGCCCCGCACCAGCGCGTAGAGCCCGTCCTCGGTCCACTCCTCCGCCGCGGCCACCTCGGCCACGATCTGCTGGGCCAGGATGTCGAGCGGGGCGACCGGGGGACAGGTGGCGTCGAGCCGCCCGGCGCGCACCGCCGCCAGCAGCGCGGCGCACTCCACGAGCTCGTCGCGCGTCATCGGGTAGAGGATCCCCTCGGGCGTGCCACCGCGCGAGTGGTTGGAGCGCCCCACGCGCTGCAGGAAGGTAGCGATGGCCCGGGGCGAGCCGACCTGGCACACGAGCTCGACGGGCCCGATGTCGATGCCGAGCTCGAGCGAGGCGGTGGCCACGAGGGCCCGGAGGTCCCCGGCGCGCAGGCGGTCCTCCACGCGCAGGCGCCGGTCCTTGGACAGGCTGCCGTGGTGCGCGGCGACCTGGTCGGGGCCCAGGCGCTCGCCGAGGAGGTGGGCCAGGCGCTCGGACATCCGCCGGGTGTTCACGAACACGAGGGTGGTGCGATGGGCGCGCACGTGATCGGCGATGCGGTCGATCACCGCGCCGAACTGCTCGGTCGACGACACCGCGGCCAGCTCCGTGTCGGGGAGCTCGATGCGCACCCGGAGGTCGCGGGCGTGGCCGCAGTCGACGATGTCGGCGCGGCGCCCGTCGCCGACGCCCGTGAGCAGTCGGGCCGTCTGCTCGATGGGTCGTTGCGTGGCCGACAACCCGATGCGCTGGGGCCGGCCGCCGATCTGGAGGTGCTCCAGCCGCTCGAGCGTGATGGCGAGGTGCGACCCCCGCTTGTCGCGGGCCAGCGCGTGGATCTCGTCGACGATCAGCGTGGACACGCTGCCGAGCACCGCCCGGCTGCGCTCGGCGGTGACCAGGAGGTAGAGGCTTTCCGGCGTCGTGACCAGAATGGTGGGGGGGTCCTTCACCATGGCGGTGCGCGCTGCCGCCGTGGTGTCGCCCGTGCGCACGCCGACGGTGATCGGCGCCACCGGGAGCCCGAGCTCGCGCGCCACCTCGGCGATCTCGCCCAGCGGGCGCTGCAGGTTCTGGTGGATGTCGACGGCGAGCGCCTTCAGGGGGGAGACGTAGACGACCCGGCTGGCGCCCCCGACGGCCTCGCCGGCCTCGTGGGCGCGGTACAGGGCGTCGATGGCCACGAGGAAGCCGGCCAGGGTCTTGCCCGACCCGGTGGGGGCGGCGATCAGGGTGTCGCCGCCCCCGGCGATGCGCGGCCAGCCCTCCGCCTGGGGCGTCGAGGGGCCGTCGGGGAACCGCCGGGAGAACCAGGTGGCCACGGCGGGGTGGAACGCCGCCACGGTCGGGGCGGTCGGCGGCCCGGGGGGGGCGTCGGAGGGCATCGGGCCCATTCCAGCACCGGCGTGTGACACACCCGGAGCGTACCGGCGCACCGCCCACGCGCCGCCGGCGCCGTGCTGCCCACGCGCCGCCGGCGCGGCGGCGGTAGACAGAGGAGCATGCAGATCGGCGTGGTCTTCCCCCAGACCGAGATCGGCGGCGACGTGGGCGCCGTGCGGGCCTATGCCCGGGGCGTGGAGGAGGCGGGGTACGCCCACCTCGTCGCCTACGACCACGTGGTGGGCGCCGACCCGGTCGCCCATCCCGGATGGAACGGCCCCTACGACGTGGACTCCACGTTCCACGAGCCCTTCGTGCTGTTCGGGTTCCTGGCCGGCATCACCCGGCTGGAGCTCGTGACCGGGATCGTCATCCTGCCGCAGCGCCAGACCGCCCTGGTGGCCAAGCAGGCAGCCGAGGTCGACCTGCTCACCGCCGGCCGGTTCCGGCTCGGCGTGGGCCTCGGCTGGAACGCGGTGGAGTACGAGGCGCTGGGCAAGGACTTCACCGACCGGGGACGGCGGGTCGAGGGCCAGGTCGCGCTGCTCCGGCGGCTGTGGACCGAGCGTGCCGTCACCGTCCACGGCCCCGACGAGCAGGTGACCGGCGCCGGCATCGCGCCCTTGCCGGTGCAGCGCCCCATCCCCGTGTGGTTCGGGGCGGCGTCGCCCCCGGCCTATCGCCGGGCCGGTCGGCTCGGCGACGGCTGGATGCCGCTGGTGCCACCCGGGCCCAAGCTCGACGAGGCGAAGGAGATCCTCGAGCAGGCGGCCCGGGCCGCCGGGCGGGACCCGGCCGCCCTCGGCATGGAAGGCCGCGTCAACTGGGGGGACGGCGGCGTGGCGCGGGCGCTCGACCATCTCGGCCGGTGGCGCGCGGCGGGGGCCACCCACCTGTCGGTGAACACCATGGGGGCCGGCCTGGCGTCGGTGGACGAGCACGTGCGCGTCCTGGCGGAAGTGTCCGAGGCCTTCGGGCTCGGACGGTCCGCGCCCGGCTGACGGCGCCGGCCGGGGCGGTCGTCCGCCCCCCGTCCGTTGGTGCACGCGGGCGGCGCAGGCGGGTACCGTCGGGCTCCACCGGGGCCACACGGGCCCGGGGCCCGCCGAGACCAGGAGCCCGCCGCCTTGAGCACCTCCGACATGCCCTCCCTGGAGATCCCCGACGAGGTCCTCGCGGCTGTCCCCGAGTACGCGAGCAACGAGCAGGTCGTCGTGATCGTGGACTTCCAGGGGGTCGTCCTCGGGATGAACAAGGCCGCCGAGGCGCTGTTCAAGATGGAGAGCGCCGACATCGCCGGCGAGTTCGTCGAGATGCTCGTCCCCTCGGGCAAGCGCTGGGGCCACCAGGCCTACCGGCGCGGCTACCTGGTCGAGCCCCGCGACCGCGAGATGGACCCGGGTCTGTACCCCGAGGCCGAGACGGCGGAGGGTGAAATCGTCCCCATCGTGGGCCGGCTCCAACCCGTGCACGTCGACGGCAAGCTCTTCGTGGCCGCCCACCTGACCGTCGACGACGCCCCCCGTCCCACGGACTGACGCTCGCCCGGGCCGGCCGTGGGCCGGCCCCGACCTGCCTCCCGTCCCGACCTCGGCCCCGGATCGGCCCCGGCCCTCGGCCCGATCCGGTCCCCCGGCGCCGGATCGGCCCCGGCCCTCGGCCCCCGGCCCCCGGCCCCGGTCGATCCGACCGGGAATCCCGGTACCCTCCGATTGGTTGTGATTGCAACGATTCAGGCGCGCCCTCCCCGGGCGTGGCCGGGCGGGAGAAGGACCGACATGACCATGACAGAGCTGAACCGGACGCTGCCGCTGCTGCCCCTGACCTCGGGCGTGGTGCTCCCGGGCATGGTGTTCACGATGGCCCTCGAGACCGACGAGGCCAAGGCGGCGGCCGACGCCGCCGGCTCGGTGGGCGGTGAGCTCGTCCTCGTGCCCCACATCGACGGCCGGTACGCCGCGGTGGGGGTCATCGCCTCGATCCTCGAGGTGGGGGAGCTGCCCGGCGGCCCCCTCGCCATGGTGGTGAGCGGCGTGCGCCGCGCCGCCATCGGCACCGCCGTCCCCGGCACCGGCCAGGCCCTGTGGGTCCAGGTCGACCCGGTGGCCGACGCCCCCGAGACGCCCGCCGCCATGGAGCTGGCCCGCGAGTACCGGGCCGTGCTGGAGAACATCCTCCTGACGAGGGGGGCGCGCCGCATGGCGGAGCGCCTGCGCGACGTCACGGACGCGTCGCAGATCGCGGATCTGTCGGGCTACTCCCCGGACCTGAGCCTCGCCCAGAAGGTCGAGGTGCTCGAGACCGTCGACCTCGAGGCGCGCCTGCGCCTCGTCCTCGGCTGGGCCCGCGAGACCCTCGCCGACCTGACGCTGCGCGAGCAGATCAAGACCGACGTCGAAGAGGGTATGGAGAAGACGCAACGCGAGTTCCTCCTGCGCCGCCAGCTCGAGGCCATCCGCAAGGAGCTCAACGAGATCGACGGCTCCACCGACGAGGGCACCGTCGACGACTACCGCACGAAGGTGGAGGCGCGCGACCTGCCCGACGCCGTGCGGACGGCGGTGCTGCGCGAGGTCGACAAGCTCGAGCGCACCAGCGAGCAGAGCCCCGAGCACGGGTGGATCCGCACGTGGCTGGACACCATCCTCGAGCTGCCGTGGGGGGTGCAGTCCGACGACAGCCTCGACGTCGAGGTCGCCGCGGCGATCCTCGACGAGGACCACGACGGGCTCACCGACGTGAAGGAGCGCATCCTGGAACACCTCGCCGTGCGCAAGCTGCGCGCCGAGCGCGGGCTGACGTCGGTCGGGCCGCGCGGCTCGGGTGCCATCCTGGCGCTCGTCGGCCCCCCGGGCGTGGGCAAGACCTCGCTCGGCGAGTCGGTGGCGCGTGCGCTCGGACGCTCGTTCGTGCGCGTGGCCCTCGGCGGCGTGCGCGACGAGGCCGAGATCCGTGGCCACCGCCGCACCTACGTGGGCGCGCAGCCGGGCCGCCTGGTCCGGGCCCTGCGCGAGGCGGGGACGATGAACCCCGTCATCGTGCTGGACGAGGTCGACAAGCTCGGCGCCGACTACCGGGGGGACCCGTCCTCGGCCCTGCTCGAGGTCCTGGACCCGGCCCAGAACCACACGTTCCGGGACCACTACCTCGAGGTGGAGCTCGACCTGTCCAAGGTCCTGTTCCTGGCCACCGCCAACGTGGCCGAGACGATCCCGGGCCCGCTGCTCGACCGCATGGAGGTCATCCGGCTCGACGGCTACACCGAGGACGAAAAGGTGACCATCGCACGCCACCACCTCCTGCGCCGCCAGCTCGAGCGCACCGCGCTGCGGGCGGACGAGGTCGAGGTGTCCGACGACGCGCTTCGGACGATCTCGGCCGACTACACGCGCGAGGCCGGCGTGCGCAACCTCGAGCGTGAGATCGGCCGCCTCCTGCGCAAGGTCGCCACCAAGCTGGCGTCGGGCGCGGTGTCCGTACCGGTCGTGGTCGACGCCGGCGACGTCCGGTCCTGGCTCGGTCGCCCGCGCTTCTTCTTCGAGGCCGCCGACCGCACCAGCCTGCCCGGTGTCGCCACCGGCCTGGCGGTGACGGGCACGGGCGGCGACGTGTTGTTCGTCGAGGCCACCGTCATGGACGGGACCGAGGGCCTGACCCTCACGGGCCAGCTCGGTGACGTCATGAAGGAGTCGGCGGAGATAGCGCTGTCCTACGTGCGGTCGCACGCCACCGAGCTCGGCATCGACCCGGGCGCGTTCACCGGCAAGCGCTTCCATCTGCACGTGCCCGCGGGCGCGGTGCCGAAGGACGGGCCGTCGGCCGGCGTCACCATGACGACGGCGCTCGTGAGCCTGCTGCGTGACCGGCCCGTGCACGCCACGGTCGGCATGACCGGCGAGGTCACGCTGCAGGGCCGGGTGCTGCCCATCGGCGGTGTGAAGCAGAAAGTGCTCGCCGCGCACCGCGCCGGGCTCACCCACGTCGTCCTGCCCGTGCGCAACGGGCCCGACCTCGAGGACGTGCCCGAGAGCGTGCGCAACGAGGTCACGTTCCATCTCGCCGAGACCGTGGACGACGTGCTGACCGCGGCGCTGGCCGACGATGCCGTTGTGCCCGCGCCATCCTCCGGGGCCGGCGCGTCCGGCGCGTCCGGCGCGCCGGCGTGTGGGGACGGGAGCCCCGTCGCCGCCTGAGGACGGCCGTCGACCCGACACGGCGCGTCGGCGATGCCGGCGCGCCGTGCCGTCTGCCTGTCACCGATCGGTCACACGGCGTTCAGCGTGCGCCCGTCCCCAGGCACGGCGATACCCACACGGCGTGCACCGATAATCCACAGCGTTGTGGATGTCGTGCGGATATCTCCGGACCCGCGTGCGCGTCGTTCACGCGCGATGCCGCCCGGGCGTCGGCCGCGGAAGTGTCCACCCGTGGTGACAACCCGTCGCCACGTCAGGGTGTCACCCGATGTTGACTTGCGGCGGTCCCGGGTCCTCGCGCCAGCCGGGCGTTTCCGGCCGGAGCCGCCCGGCTGGGCGGGACCGGGCGCCTGGTCGCCGTCGAGAGGCGCGGGGCCGGCGGTTCAGCGGAGGTCGAAGGCCACCTTGATGGCGCCGCTCGTGCCCTGGTCCGCCAGCACCGAGAAGGCCTCGCGCCAGTCCTCGAGCCGGAAGGTGTGGGTGAGCAGGCCCGTCAGGTCCACACGTCCCTGGGCGGCCAGGTCGAGGAAGTGGGTGATGCCGTGCTTGCGCACGCCGTCGACCTCCTCGACGCCGAAGGCGTTGGAGCCGACCCAGGTGATCTCCTTGAAGTAGAGCGGTGAGTACTCCCAGCGCGCCGGCGCGTGGACCCCGCTCTTCACGAGCGTCCCCCGGGCCTTCAACAGGCGGACGCCGACCTCGAAGGTCTCCGGCTTGCCGATGGTATCGTAGACGACGTCGATGCCGCCGGGGTGTGCCATGGGCAGGCCCTCGCCCACGGGTCGGAGCACGCCACCGGACCAATCGGCCACCGCCTCGATGAGCGCCTGGCGGGGCTCGGGCGTGAACACCGTCGCCCCCAGGCGCCGGGCCAGCGCCGCCTGCGCCTCGAAGCGCGCCACCACCGCCACCTCGACGTCGGGGTACAGCGTCCGGAGGATGGCGGTGGCGGTCGTGCCGAGGGCCCCGGCGCCGTAGACGAGGGCGCGGCCGCCGGGCGCCGGTGGATGGCGCGTCACCGAGTGCAACGAGACCGCGAACGGGTCGGCGAAGACGGCGACCTCGTCGGGGACCCCGTCGGGGACGGGGATGAGCATGGAGTGGTGGGCGGGGAAGTACTCGGCGAACCCTCCCGGCGCGTCCTTGCACGTCCCGGTGTGGATGCCCGCCGCCAGGCTCCCCTCGGTGAAGTGCCAACAGAGGCTGTAGTCACCGGCCGCGCACGACGGGCACACCGGGTCGATGCCGCGGGGCCCGCACGACAACCACGGGTTGAGGACGACGCGCCGGCCGACCTCGAGGCTCTCGGCCCCGGGGCCGACCTCGGCCACGTCGGCCACCACCTCGTGGCCGAGGACGGTGGGGAACGTGAAGAGGTTCGACAGCGGGCTGTCCGAATTGCCCTCGCCGAAATCCATGAAGACCTGTTTGGCCTCGGAACCGCAGATCCCCGTCATGCGGGTCTTGGCCATGGCCCATCCCGGGCGCTCGGGCCGGGGCTGCTCGAGGTCGACGAGCTTCATGGGGGTCCGGGCCAGTCCCATGAGCAGCGGGTTGGTGTCGTCGGGCGGCGTCCACGGCTCGGGCCGCACGCCGTAGAGGAGACCCTTCACCGCTCAGACCATGTCCGTGAGCCGTTCCCACCCCGCCGGGGGTGGGGCGAGCCGCCAGAACTGCTCGGGGACGTTCGCATCGAGCCGCTCCCCCAAGGCGTGATCGCGCTGCAAGGGCGCGACCTGGCTCTTGTAGAACTCGATGGCGGCGCGCTTGCGCGCCATGTCGGGGTCGACGGGCACGACCGCCGGTGTGGGCCACAGGCCGCTCAGGAACAGCTTGGCCACCCGCCAGGCGAGGATGCCCGGGATGTGCTTGTAGCCGTGGTCCTCGTACAAGAACCACGCCGGCGGCGCCGCCGAACCCGCGAGCGCGGCGCGCGCCAGGAGCCCGGCGTCGTGGGTCAACGCGTGGTCGGGGTTGGCGAGGCCCATGGGGAGGAAGACCGCCGTGGGGGAGGCGCCGGCGATGGCCTGCTCGAGGGCGGGCGCCACCTGCTCGGGCCGGGGCCGCAGGTCCTTGGCGAGGTACTGGTGGTCGGCGAATTCGAGCCATACCGGCGTCGCCCC
It includes:
- a CDS encoding PIG-L family deacetylase; translated protein: MASDTGNVQGVSWGLVEPGVLARILVVSPHFDDAVLGAAHLIDRHPGTTVVTVLGGRPPAYPDEPTSWDACGGFEAGDDVVAMRREEDRAAMAYLGATPVWLEFADHQYLAKDLRPRPEQVAPALEQAIAGASPTAVFLPMGLANPDHALTHDAGLLARAALAGSAAPPAWFLYEDHGYKHIPGILAWRVAKLFLSGLWPTPAVVPVDPDMARKRAAIEFYKSQVAPLQRDHALGERLDANVPEQFWRLAPPPAGWERLTDMV
- the lon gene encoding endopeptidase La produces the protein MTMTELNRTLPLLPLTSGVVLPGMVFTMALETDEAKAAADAAGSVGGELVLVPHIDGRYAAVGVIASILEVGELPGGPLAMVVSGVRRAAIGTAVPGTGQALWVQVDPVADAPETPAAMELAREYRAVLENILLTRGARRMAERLRDVTDASQIADLSGYSPDLSLAQKVEVLETVDLEARLRLVLGWARETLADLTLREQIKTDVEEGMEKTQREFLLRRQLEAIRKELNEIDGSTDEGTVDDYRTKVEARDLPDAVRTAVLREVDKLERTSEQSPEHGWIRTWLDTILELPWGVQSDDSLDVEVAAAILDEDHDGLTDVKERILEHLAVRKLRAERGLTSVGPRGSGAILALVGPPGVGKTSLGESVARALGRSFVRVALGGVRDEAEIRGHRRTYVGAQPGRLVRALREAGTMNPVIVLDEVDKLGADYRGDPSSALLEVLDPAQNHTFRDHYLEVELDLSKVLFLATANVAETIPGPLLDRMEVIRLDGYTEDEKVTIARHHLLRRQLERTALRADEVEVSDDALRTISADYTREAGVRNLEREIGRLLRKVATKLASGAVSVPVVVDAGDVRSWLGRPRFFFEAADRTSLPGVATGLAVTGTGGDVLFVEATVMDGTEGLTLTGQLGDVMKESAEIALSYVRSHATELGIDPGAFTGKRFHLHVPAGAVPKDGPSAGVTMTTALVSLLRDRPVHATVGMTGEVTLQGRVLPIGGVKQKVLAAHRAGLTHVVLPVRNGPDLEDVPESVRNEVTFHLAETVDDVLTAALADDAVVPAPSSGAGASGASGAPACGDGSPVAA
- a CDS encoding alcohol dehydrogenase catalytic domain-containing protein: MKGLLYGVRPEPWTPPDDTNPLLMGLARTPMKLVDLEQPRPERPGWAMAKTRMTGICGSEAKQVFMDFGEGNSDSPLSNLFTFPTVLGHEVVADVAEVGPGAESLEVGRRVVLNPWLSCGPRGIDPVCPSCAAGDYSLCWHFTEGSLAAGIHTGTCKDAPGGFAEYFPAHHSMLIPVPDGVPDEVAVFADPFAVSLHSVTRHPPAPGGRALVYGAGALGTTATAILRTLYPDVEVAVVARFEAQAALARRLGATVFTPEPRQALIEAVADWSGGVLRPVGEGLPMAHPGGIDVVYDTIGKPETFEVGVRLLKARGTLVKSGVHAPARWEYSPLYFKEITWVGSNAFGVEEVDGVRKHGITHFLDLAAQGRVDLTGLLTHTFRLEDWREAFSVLADQGTSGAIKVAFDLR
- a CDS encoding LLM class F420-dependent oxidoreductase, which encodes MQIGVVFPQTEIGGDVGAVRAYARGVEEAGYAHLVAYDHVVGADPVAHPGWNGPYDVDSTFHEPFVLFGFLAGITRLELVTGIVILPQRQTALVAKQAAEVDLLTAGRFRLGVGLGWNAVEYEALGKDFTDRGRRVEGQVALLRRLWTERAVTVHGPDEQVTGAGIAPLPVQRPIPVWFGAASPPAYRRAGRLGDGWMPLVPPGPKLDEAKEILEQAARAAGRDPAALGMEGRVNWGDGGVARALDHLGRWRAAGATHLSVNTMGAGLASVDEHVRVLAEVSEAFGLGRSAPG